In Peromyscus maniculatus bairdii isolate BWxNUB_F1_BW_parent chromosome 9, HU_Pman_BW_mat_3.1, whole genome shotgun sequence, one genomic interval encodes:
- the Hnrnpc gene encoding heterogeneous nuclear ribonucleoproteins C1/C2 isoform X5 → MASNVTNKTDPRSMNSRVFIGNLNTLVVKKSDVEAIFSKYGKIVGCSVHKGFAFVQYVNERNARAAVAGEDGRMIAGQVLDINLAAEPKVNRGKAGVKRSAAEMYGSSFDLDYDFQRDYYDRMYSYPARVPPPPPIARAVVPSKRQRVSGNTSRRGKSGFNSKSGQRGSSSKSGKLKGDDLQAIKKELTQIKQKVDSLLESLEKIEKEQSKQAVEMKNEKSEEEQSSASVKKDETNVKMESEAGADDSAEEGDLLDDDDNEDRGDDQLELIKDDEKEAEEGEDDRDSANGEDDS, encoded by the exons ATGGCTAGCAATGTTACCAACAAAACAGACCCTCGATCCATGAATTCCCGTGTATTCATTGGGAATCTCAATACACTTGTGGTCAAGAAGTCTGATGTGGAGGCAATCTTTTCAAAGTATGGCAAAATTGTGGGTTGCTCTGTGCATAAGGGCTTTGCCTTCGTCCAATATGTTAATGAAAGAAATGCCCGAGCTGCTGTAGCTGGAGAGGATGGCAGAATGATTGCTGGCCAGGTTTTAG ATATTAATCTGGCTGCAGAGCCAAAAGTGAACCGAGGAAAAGCTGGTGTGAAACGATCTGCAGCGGAGATGTACGG ttcctCATTTGATTTGGACTATGACTTTCAACGGGATTATTATGACAG GATGTACAGTTACCCAGCAcgtgttcctcctcctcctcctattgcCCGAGCTGTGGTGCCTTCTAAACGCCAGCGCGTTTCTGGAAACACCTCTCGAAGGGGGAAAAGTGGATTCAATTCGAAGAGTGGACAACGGGGATCTTCATCGAAGTCTGGAAAGT TGAAAGGTGATGACCTTCAGGCCATCAAGAAGGAGCTGACTCAGATAAAGCAAAAAGTGGATTCTCTGCTGGAAAGCCTGGAAAAAAttgaaaaggaacaaagcaagcaagcag TAGAGATGAAGAATGAAAAGTCAGAAGAAGAGCAGAGCAGTGCCTCTGTGAAAAAAGATGAGACTAATGTGAAGATGGAGTCTGAGGCCGGTGCAGATGACTCTGCTGAGGAGGGTGACCTGCTGGACGATGATGACAATGAAGATCGGGGGGATGACCAG CTGGAGTTGATcaaggatgatgaaaaagaggctgaggaaggagaggatgaCAGAGACAGCGCCAATGGAGAGGATGACTCTTAA
- the Hnrnpc gene encoding heterogeneous nuclear ribonucleoproteins C1/C2 isoform X3, which yields MASNVTNKTDPRSMNSRVFIGNLNTLVVKKSDVEAIFSKYGKIVGCSVHKGFAFVQYVNERNARAAVAGEDGRMIAGQVLDINLAAEPKVNRGKAGVKRSAAEMYGSVPEHPSPSPLLSSSFDLDYDFQRDYYDRMYSYPARVPPPPPIARAVVPSKRQRVSGNTSRRGKSGFNSKSGQRGSSSKSGKLKGDDLQAIKKELTQIKQKVDSLLESLEKIEKEQSKQAEMKNEKSEEEQSSASVKKDETNVKMESEAGADDSAEEGDLLDDDDNEDRGDDQLELIKDDEKEAEEGEDDRDSANGEDDS from the exons ATGGCTAGCAATGTTACCAACAAAACAGACCCTCGATCCATGAATTCCCGTGTATTCATTGGGAATCTCAATACACTTGTGGTCAAGAAGTCTGATGTGGAGGCAATCTTTTCAAAGTATGGCAAAATTGTGGGTTGCTCTGTGCATAAGGGCTTTGCCTTCGTCCAATATGTTAATGAAAGAAATGCCCGAGCTGCTGTAGCTGGAGAGGATGGCAGAATGATTGCTGGCCAGGTTTTAG ATATTAATCTGGCTGCAGAGCCAAAAGTGAACCGAGGAAAAGCTGGTGTGAAACGATCTGCAGCGGAGATGTACGGGTCAGTACCAGAACACCCTTCTCCGTCCCCTCTACTCAG ttcctCATTTGATTTGGACTATGACTTTCAACGGGATTATTATGACAG GATGTACAGTTACCCAGCAcgtgttcctcctcctcctcctattgcCCGAGCTGTGGTGCCTTCTAAACGCCAGCGCGTTTCTGGAAACACCTCTCGAAGGGGGAAAAGTGGATTCAATTCGAAGAGTGGACAACGGGGATCTTCATCGAAGTCTGGAAAGT TGAAAGGTGATGACCTTCAGGCCATCAAGAAGGAGCTGACTCAGATAAAGCAAAAAGTGGATTCTCTGCTGGAAAGCCTGGAAAAAAttgaaaaggaacaaagcaagcaagcag AGATGAAGAATGAAAAGTCAGAAGAAGAGCAGAGCAGTGCCTCTGTGAAAAAAGATGAGACTAATGTGAAGATGGAGTCTGAGGCCGGTGCAGATGACTCTGCTGAGGAGGGTGACCTGCTGGACGATGATGACAATGAAGATCGGGGGGATGACCAG CTGGAGTTGATcaaggatgatgaaaaagaggctgaggaaggagaggatgaCAGAGACAGCGCCAATGGAGAGGATGACTCTTAA
- the Hnrnpc gene encoding heterogeneous nuclear ribonucleoproteins C1/C2 isoform X2, translating into MASNVTNKTDPRSMNSRVFIGNLNTLVVKKSDVEAIFSKYGKIVGCSVHKGFAFVQYVNERNARAAVAGEDGRMIAGQVLDINLAAEPKVNRGKAGVKRSAAEMYGSVPEHPSPSPLLSSSFDLDYDFQRDYYDRMYSYPARVPPPPPIARAVVPSKRQRVSGNTSRRGKSGFNSKSGQRGSSSKSGKLKGDDLQAIKKELTQIKQKVDSLLESLEKIEKEQSKQAVEMKNEKSEEEQSSASVKKDETNVKMESEAGADDSAEEGDLLDDDDNEDRGDDQLELIKDDEKEAEEGEDDRDSANGEDDS; encoded by the exons ATGGCTAGCAATGTTACCAACAAAACAGACCCTCGATCCATGAATTCCCGTGTATTCATTGGGAATCTCAATACACTTGTGGTCAAGAAGTCTGATGTGGAGGCAATCTTTTCAAAGTATGGCAAAATTGTGGGTTGCTCTGTGCATAAGGGCTTTGCCTTCGTCCAATATGTTAATGAAAGAAATGCCCGAGCTGCTGTAGCTGGAGAGGATGGCAGAATGATTGCTGGCCAGGTTTTAG ATATTAATCTGGCTGCAGAGCCAAAAGTGAACCGAGGAAAAGCTGGTGTGAAACGATCTGCAGCGGAGATGTACGGGTCAGTACCAGAACACCCTTCTCCGTCCCCTCTACTCAG ttcctCATTTGATTTGGACTATGACTTTCAACGGGATTATTATGACAG GATGTACAGTTACCCAGCAcgtgttcctcctcctcctcctattgcCCGAGCTGTGGTGCCTTCTAAACGCCAGCGCGTTTCTGGAAACACCTCTCGAAGGGGGAAAAGTGGATTCAATTCGAAGAGTGGACAACGGGGATCTTCATCGAAGTCTGGAAAGT TGAAAGGTGATGACCTTCAGGCCATCAAGAAGGAGCTGACTCAGATAAAGCAAAAAGTGGATTCTCTGCTGGAAAGCCTGGAAAAAAttgaaaaggaacaaagcaagcaagcag TAGAGATGAAGAATGAAAAGTCAGAAGAAGAGCAGAGCAGTGCCTCTGTGAAAAAAGATGAGACTAATGTGAAGATGGAGTCTGAGGCCGGTGCAGATGACTCTGCTGAGGAGGGTGACCTGCTGGACGATGATGACAATGAAGATCGGGGGGATGACCAG CTGGAGTTGATcaaggatgatgaaaaagaggctgaggaaggagaggatgaCAGAGACAGCGCCAATGGAGAGGATGACTCTTAA
- the Hnrnpc gene encoding heterogeneous nuclear ribonucleoproteins C1/C2 isoform X4, with protein sequence MASNVTNKTDPRSMNSRVFIGNLNTLVVKKSDVEAIFSKYGKIVGCSVHKGFAFVQYVNERNARAAVAGEDGRMIAGQVLDINLAAEPKVNRGKAGVKRSAAEMYGSSFDLDYDFQRDYYDRMYSYPARVPPPPPIARAVVPSKRQRVSGNTSRRGKSGFNSKSGQRGSSSKSGKLKGDDLQAIKKELTQIKQKVDSLLESLEKIEKEQSKQADLSFSSPVEMKNEKSEEEQSSASVKKDETNVKMESEAGADDSAEEGDLLDDDDNEDRGDDQLELIKDDEKEAEEGEDDRDSANGEDDS encoded by the exons ATGGCTAGCAATGTTACCAACAAAACAGACCCTCGATCCATGAATTCCCGTGTATTCATTGGGAATCTCAATACACTTGTGGTCAAGAAGTCTGATGTGGAGGCAATCTTTTCAAAGTATGGCAAAATTGTGGGTTGCTCTGTGCATAAGGGCTTTGCCTTCGTCCAATATGTTAATGAAAGAAATGCCCGAGCTGCTGTAGCTGGAGAGGATGGCAGAATGATTGCTGGCCAGGTTTTAG ATATTAATCTGGCTGCAGAGCCAAAAGTGAACCGAGGAAAAGCTGGTGTGAAACGATCTGCAGCGGAGATGTACGG ttcctCATTTGATTTGGACTATGACTTTCAACGGGATTATTATGACAG GATGTACAGTTACCCAGCAcgtgttcctcctcctcctcctattgcCCGAGCTGTGGTGCCTTCTAAACGCCAGCGCGTTTCTGGAAACACCTCTCGAAGGGGGAAAAGTGGATTCAATTCGAAGAGTGGACAACGGGGATCTTCATCGAAGTCTGGAAAGT TGAAAGGTGATGACCTTCAGGCCATCAAGAAGGAGCTGACTCAGATAAAGCAAAAAGTGGATTCTCTGCTGGAAAGCCTGGAAAAAAttgaaaaggaacaaagcaagcaagcag ACTTGTCCTTCTCATCCCCAGTAGAGATGAAGAATGAAAAGTCAGAAGAAGAGCAGAGCAGTGCCTCTGTGAAAAAAGATGAGACTAATGTGAAGATGGAGTCTGAGGCCGGTGCAGATGACTCTGCTGAGGAGGGTGACCTGCTGGACGATGATGACAATGAAGATCGGGGGGATGACCAG CTGGAGTTGATcaaggatgatgaaaaagaggctgaggaaggagaggatgaCAGAGACAGCGCCAATGGAGAGGATGACTCTTAA
- the Hnrnpc gene encoding heterogeneous nuclear ribonucleoproteins C1/C2 isoform X6 translates to MASNVTNKTDPRSMNSRVFIGNLNTLVVKKSDVEAIFSKYGKIVGCSVHKGFAFVQYVNERNARAAVAGEDGRMIAGQVLDINLAAEPKVNRGKAGVKRSAAEMYGSSFDLDYDFQRDYYDRMYSYPARVPPPPPIARAVVPSKRQRVSGNTSRRGKSGFNSKSGQRGSSSKSGKLKGDDLQAIKKELTQIKQKVDSLLESLEKIEKEQSKQAEMKNEKSEEEQSSASVKKDETNVKMESEAGADDSAEEGDLLDDDDNEDRGDDQLELIKDDEKEAEEGEDDRDSANGEDDS, encoded by the exons ATGGCTAGCAATGTTACCAACAAAACAGACCCTCGATCCATGAATTCCCGTGTATTCATTGGGAATCTCAATACACTTGTGGTCAAGAAGTCTGATGTGGAGGCAATCTTTTCAAAGTATGGCAAAATTGTGGGTTGCTCTGTGCATAAGGGCTTTGCCTTCGTCCAATATGTTAATGAAAGAAATGCCCGAGCTGCTGTAGCTGGAGAGGATGGCAGAATGATTGCTGGCCAGGTTTTAG ATATTAATCTGGCTGCAGAGCCAAAAGTGAACCGAGGAAAAGCTGGTGTGAAACGATCTGCAGCGGAGATGTACGG ttcctCATTTGATTTGGACTATGACTTTCAACGGGATTATTATGACAG GATGTACAGTTACCCAGCAcgtgttcctcctcctcctcctattgcCCGAGCTGTGGTGCCTTCTAAACGCCAGCGCGTTTCTGGAAACACCTCTCGAAGGGGGAAAAGTGGATTCAATTCGAAGAGTGGACAACGGGGATCTTCATCGAAGTCTGGAAAGT TGAAAGGTGATGACCTTCAGGCCATCAAGAAGGAGCTGACTCAGATAAAGCAAAAAGTGGATTCTCTGCTGGAAAGCCTGGAAAAAAttgaaaaggaacaaagcaagcaagcag AGATGAAGAATGAAAAGTCAGAAGAAGAGCAGAGCAGTGCCTCTGTGAAAAAAGATGAGACTAATGTGAAGATGGAGTCTGAGGCCGGTGCAGATGACTCTGCTGAGGAGGGTGACCTGCTGGACGATGATGACAATGAAGATCGGGGGGATGACCAG CTGGAGTTGATcaaggatgatgaaaaagaggctgaggaaggagaggatgaCAGAGACAGCGCCAATGGAGAGGATGACTCTTAA
- the Hnrnpc gene encoding heterogeneous nuclear ribonucleoproteins C1/C2 isoform X1, which translates to MASNVTNKTDPRSMNSRVFIGNLNTLVVKKSDVEAIFSKYGKIVGCSVHKGFAFVQYVNERNARAAVAGEDGRMIAGQVLDINLAAEPKVNRGKAGVKRSAAEMYGSVPEHPSPSPLLSSSFDLDYDFQRDYYDRMYSYPARVPPPPPIARAVVPSKRQRVSGNTSRRGKSGFNSKSGQRGSSSKSGKLKGDDLQAIKKELTQIKQKVDSLLESLEKIEKEQSKQADLSFSSPVEMKNEKSEEEQSSASVKKDETNVKMESEAGADDSAEEGDLLDDDDNEDRGDDQLELIKDDEKEAEEGEDDRDSANGEDDS; encoded by the exons ATGGCTAGCAATGTTACCAACAAAACAGACCCTCGATCCATGAATTCCCGTGTATTCATTGGGAATCTCAATACACTTGTGGTCAAGAAGTCTGATGTGGAGGCAATCTTTTCAAAGTATGGCAAAATTGTGGGTTGCTCTGTGCATAAGGGCTTTGCCTTCGTCCAATATGTTAATGAAAGAAATGCCCGAGCTGCTGTAGCTGGAGAGGATGGCAGAATGATTGCTGGCCAGGTTTTAG ATATTAATCTGGCTGCAGAGCCAAAAGTGAACCGAGGAAAAGCTGGTGTGAAACGATCTGCAGCGGAGATGTACGGGTCAGTACCAGAACACCCTTCTCCGTCCCCTCTACTCAG ttcctCATTTGATTTGGACTATGACTTTCAACGGGATTATTATGACAG GATGTACAGTTACCCAGCAcgtgttcctcctcctcctcctattgcCCGAGCTGTGGTGCCTTCTAAACGCCAGCGCGTTTCTGGAAACACCTCTCGAAGGGGGAAAAGTGGATTCAATTCGAAGAGTGGACAACGGGGATCTTCATCGAAGTCTGGAAAGT TGAAAGGTGATGACCTTCAGGCCATCAAGAAGGAGCTGACTCAGATAAAGCAAAAAGTGGATTCTCTGCTGGAAAGCCTGGAAAAAAttgaaaaggaacaaagcaagcaagcag ACTTGTCCTTCTCATCCCCAGTAGAGATGAAGAATGAAAAGTCAGAAGAAGAGCAGAGCAGTGCCTCTGTGAAAAAAGATGAGACTAATGTGAAGATGGAGTCTGAGGCCGGTGCAGATGACTCTGCTGAGGAGGGTGACCTGCTGGACGATGATGACAATGAAGATCGGGGGGATGACCAG CTGGAGTTGATcaaggatgatgaaaaagaggctgaggaaggagaggatgaCAGAGACAGCGCCAATGGAGAGGATGACTCTTAA